The following DNA comes from Hahella chejuensis KCTC 2396.
CGCAGAAGCGCATCTACAATCTGGCCTACCTTTTTGTGCTTTGGGGCGCACTGCAATGGCTGGGCGTCACCCTGGTGAACTGGATTGGCGGCTCGGAAAAACAACTGACGGAAGTCACCAACGCACTGTATTCCTCCAATCCGGCGGAGTTCATCGCCCTGACCCTGACCGGCTCCAGCAGCCTCTGGTATCTCTACGCCCTGCCCTGGTATTTCATTATCTGCAAACTGTTGTCCAGCCGTTGGCCGCTGGCGATCCTGGTATTGTTAACGGGGCATTTTATCGGACAAACCTTTGTCCATGACTGGCCCACCAAAAGCATTATCGCCAATGGCGTGTTTTACGGACTGGGTTGCTTCTACGGCCGCCATCTGTTTTCCCTGCTCAGCCGCATCAGTCTGCGCAGTATTGGTCTGCTGGCGGTGTTCGGGTTGGCGTCGTTGAGCTTGAAATTGCTGCATTGGGAGCACTTCCTGTTCACCAGTCTGCTGCTGGTGGGCGTCTGCGTCATGGGCTTTGCGTTCACACAGTCGATTGCGGATTTCAAAATGCTGCGCTGGATGGGCAAAAACACCCTGCAGATTTACGTGCTGCACCGGATATTTATTGAAATGGCGGGGGTCTGGCTGGCGCCGGCGTTGATCAAAGCCGGCGTCTTCGACAACAGTGCGGCGGTCACTGGCTGGTACGCGCTGTATCCCACTGTGGCGACGCTTGGCGTCACCGCGCTGTCTCTGTTCGTCTGGCGTCTCACCCATCCCGGCCCAGGCGTCTTTCTTTATACCGCGCCGGATTTCCATGTGCGGGCGGCGCGTCTCTCCGCTCTGGTGTTGAAGCGTTAAATGCGGATGGGCCCGGTGCGGCGAACGCATCGGGCCGACTTACAACGCACCTTCCACATATTGGTTCACAATAGCCTGATGACGGCCGTCGCTTTTCAACTTATCCAGCGCCTGCTGAAAACGCTGCACCACTTCATCCGGGGTTTGCAGGCTGAAAGCGAAATACTGATCTGAATCTTTCAGGGTAAAGATCTCTTCGTAATCAGCCGGTTTCAGTTTCATCTGCTTGATGTACCAGGCTGCGCCAAGCCTGCCGTACGCCCAGGCGTCCACCTGCCCAAGGCTCAGCATCGCCAAGGCCACCTGAGGGCTGGAAGTGCGCCGCAACGCGCTGTCGGGTACGCCGTTATTGAGTAACAACTGCTCGCCAATATCGTCGCGTACGGTGGCGATGCGCAGCGTCTTCAAGTCCTGCAGAGAAGCAACGCGCAGGGATTTGTCGCGGCGGGCGGTGATCACGATATGAGAAGGGATAATCGGCCCCACCCATTTGAACAGACCGTCGCGGTGTTCCGTGCGTGTCATGGCGAACAGCACCGCATTGCGGCTTTGCTGGACGTGGGTGTAAGCCCGCGCCCAGGGCATCAACAACATGTCGGCGCGGGTTTGAGAGTAGCCGGCAATTTGCAGCATCTCTTCCATCAGATCCACAGACACGCCTTGCAGGCGACCGTTCTCAGCAAAGTTCAGCGGGGCGTAATCCTCCGTCATCATATTTAAGTCGTCCGCGGCGCGGCAGGCGCCCGCCAAAGCGAAACACAGCAAGGCGAGGCGAACGGAAAGTCTGATCAGTACAGAAATTTTCGTCATCATCAGTGATATCCCTTGTGACTGAAACAACCTATTTTATGTCATATACGCCAGTATTAATCCTCAACGCCATGTGCGACGCTGCAAAATCCAAATGGCTGTCTGAAACACAGTAGACGCAATCAACAATAAAGGTAATACATCCATGAGCGAACTGCTTAATAAGCAATATCGTCTGGCCAAGCGACCAGTGGGCGAACCCGGCGACGATACCTGGGAATTCTGCGAGAAACCTGTCGCGCAGCCGGGCGCTGATGAAGTACTGGTGAAAATTCAATACGTGTCGCTTGATCCCGCCATGCGCGGCTGGCTTAACGAGGGCAAGTCCTACATCGCGCCGGTGCAGATCGGCGACGTTATGCGCGCCGGCGCCGTCGGCGAAGTTATCGCCTCCAACCACGACGGCTTCAGTCCGGGAGACATGGTGGTGGGAACACTGGGCGTCCAGCAATACGCCATTTGCAACGGCAAAGAGCTGCATAAAGTCGATACCCGCATCGCCCCGGCGCCGCGCTATCTGGGCGTGCTCGGCATGCCCGGCATGACCGCCTATTTCGGCCTATTGGACACCGGCAAGCCGCAGGAAGGCGAGACCGTAGTAGTGTCCGGCGCCGCAGGCGCGGTGGGCGGCGTCGTCGGTCAGATAGCGAAGATCAAAGGCTGTCGCGTGGTGGGCATCGCCGGCGGTGCTGAGAAGTGTCGCTATCTGATCGAAGAACTCGGTTTTGACGGCGTGGTGGATTACAAAAACGAAGACGTCATGGCCGGCCTGAAGCGGGAATGTCCCAACGGCGTCGACGTTTTCTTCGATAATGTCGGCGGCGATATCCTGGACGCCGTGCTCGCCCGCATCAATCTGCATGCGCGTATTGTCATTTGCGGCGCCATTTCCCAATACAACAACACCAAGCCGGTGAAAGGCCCTTCCAACTATCTGTCCTTGCTGGTCAACCGCGCCCGCATGGAAGGCATTGTGGTGTTCGACAACAGCAAACACTACGGCAAGGCGGCGATGGAAATGGCTGGCTGGATGGCCGCCGGCAAACTGAAAGCCAAAGAGCATGTGGTGGAAGGCATTGAGAACTTCCCCAACACGCTGATGATGCTGTTCAGCGGCGATAATTTCGGCAAGTTGGTGCTCAAGGTCACAGACAATTAAGGAGTGCGGATATGGCTTACGATCTGCAGGACAAGGTGATTCTGATCACCGGCGCCGCTTCCGGCATTGGTAAGGAAACCGCTCTCTTGCTGGCGCAGTTGGGGGCGGAAGTGGTTCTGTCCGACATTAATGCGGAACAGGGCGACGCCGTCGCTACACTGATTCGCGATCAGGGCGGCCGGGCGCATTTCTGTCCCGCCGATGTGACCCAGGCGGAACAAGTCGCCAATTTGCACGCCTTCGTGATGGAAGTCTGCGGCAGGCTCGACTGCGCCGTAAACAGCGCAGGAGTGGAGCATGTCAACGCCAGGATGGCGGACATTGACGAGGCCACCTGGGATCAGGTGATCGACATTAACCTGAAAGGCGTGTTCCTGTGCATGCGCGAACAGATCAAATGCATGCTGCCGCGCCGCGACGGACGCATCATCAACCTCGCCTCCATCGCCGGTTTACGCAGTGCGCCATCTCTGGCGCCTTACTCCGCCAGCAAATTCGGCGTGGTGGGGTTGAGCAAGTCCGCCGCAGTCGAATACGCCAGTTCCGGCATTCGCATTAATGCGGTCTGCCCCAGCTTCATCAACACCCCCATGGTGCAGCGCGCGCTACAGGCGATGGATGAGAAAAAGGCGCTAAAAGTGGTGCGCGCCAATCCAATGCAGCGATTGGGCGAACCGGAGGAAATAGGACGTATGATCGCCTGGCTGTGTTCAGATGAGTCCAGCTTTATGACAGGGCAGGCGGTGGCGCTGGATGGCGGACTGACCGCCTGACGCCCAGCCTGTTCCGCCATTGATATTCCTGCGTCGTTCCTCAGCGTGAGGAGCGACGCCGGAGGCTGACGAAGGTCGTTACGCCAACCGGCGCGCCGCCTCAAAGAGGGACTCAGAAGGGGTGGCGAACACCAGTCGGGGGCCAACGTTATGCGTCACCGCCGCTTTGATAATCACCGGCGTTACCGCGTCCTGGTAGCGCAGATCAAACTCAATGTCTTCCTCTTCCCCGTCGCCCAGTTGCGCCAGGGCCTCTAACGCCAGCGCAATTTTATCCTGCGCCAGCGGCGCATCCAGTTGTCCGCCCAATGCGTCGAGAAAATCGTTCAGCCCATCGATCCCACACGCCAGTTCAAATTCGTGCATCGCTCCGCTCCTCCGAGGTTAATCCACATGCGAAAATACTATACTCTTTGGTATCACAGGGAGTTTGATCCAAGGCAGGAAAACGATGTCGTCCGCGCACTTGACTTGGGTCAGCAAGATAGCGTTAGCTAGAGCTATCCTAGTAATATTCCGAAACTCCGCTAACAATAACTAAGGATATTGCCTATGACATTTGATGTTGTCACCATCGGCAGCGCCACCGTAGATCACTTCGCTGACACGGATTCCGAGCTGATTCGCATTGATACGCGCACCAGTCATTCCGAGCTCATCGCCTTCCCGTTAGGTAGTAAACTTTTAATCAAAGAACTCCGAACCACCACTGGCGGCGGCGGCACCAATACCGCAGTGGCGTTCTCCAGGCTGGGGCTGAATACCGGCTTCCTGGGTAAAATCGGCGATGACGCCAACGGCGATTTCGTACTCAACAAACTGCATGAAGAACACGTCAGTTTTATTGGCGCCCGGGGCGGACAGACCGGCTTTTCCGTCATCCTCAACAGCATCAAGGATGACCGCTCGATTCTCGCCTACAAAGGAGCTAACGATCATCTTGAGGCGGCGGATATCCAACCCTTTCAGACCCGTTGGGTCTATCTGTCGAGTATGCTGGAGCAGAGTTTCCAGACCGTCTGCGATCTGATCTCCGGCAACGGCTTCAAACTCGCCTTCAATCCCAGCAATTATCAGGCGGAGCTGGGTTACGCCAAGCTGGCGAAGTTGATCGATCGGGTAGAGATTCTGGTCATGAATAAAGAAGAAGCCTGTAAGTTCCTCGGGCTCAACTTTTTCAAGTCGCCATCGGTTCCCGACCTGATTCCGGAGCTGGCGAAGCTGCCGCCGGCCATATTCGCCATCACCGATGGCGCAGAAGGAGCTTATGTCTATGATCGCGAGCATTTGTACTATGCGCGCCCTCTGCCCGACCTGCAGGTGGTAGAGACCACCGGCGCCGGCGACGCCTTCGCCGCGAC
Coding sequences within:
- a CDS encoding acyltransferase family protein — protein: MENQTKTNIDWIDTAKGVCILLVVLHHVIITSYALPGVELNSSAAMFEHFHHLVSIYLAPLRMPLFFMISGFLVHRAVTQYRWSDVAQKRIYNLAYLFVLWGALQWLGVTLVNWIGGSEKQLTEVTNALYSSNPAEFIALTLTGSSSLWYLYALPWYFIICKLLSSRWPLAILVLLTGHFIGQTFVHDWPTKSIIANGVFYGLGCFYGRHLFSLLSRISLRSIGLLAVFGLASLSLKLLHWEHFLFTSLLLVGVCVMGFAFTQSIADFKMLRWMGKNTLQIYVLHRIFIEMAGVWLAPALIKAGVFDNSAAVTGWYALYPTVATLGVTALSLFVWRLTHPGPGVFLYTAPDFHVRAARLSALVLKR
- a CDS encoding NADP-dependent oxidoreductase, whose protein sequence is MSELLNKQYRLAKRPVGEPGDDTWEFCEKPVAQPGADEVLVKIQYVSLDPAMRGWLNEGKSYIAPVQIGDVMRAGAVGEVIASNHDGFSPGDMVVGTLGVQQYAICNGKELHKVDTRIAPAPRYLGVLGMPGMTAYFGLLDTGKPQEGETVVVSGAAGAVGGVVGQIAKIKGCRVVGIAGGAEKCRYLIEELGFDGVVDYKNEDVMAGLKRECPNGVDVFFDNVGGDILDAVLARINLHARIVICGAISQYNNTKPVKGPSNYLSLLVNRARMEGIVVFDNSKHYGKAAMEMAGWMAAGKLKAKEHVVEGIENFPNTLMMLFSGDNFGKLVLKVTDN
- a CDS encoding SDR family NAD(P)-dependent oxidoreductase, which translates into the protein MAYDLQDKVILITGAASGIGKETALLLAQLGAEVVLSDINAEQGDAVATLIRDQGGRAHFCPADVTQAEQVANLHAFVMEVCGRLDCAVNSAGVEHVNARMADIDEATWDQVIDINLKGVFLCMREQIKCMLPRRDGRIINLASIAGLRSAPSLAPYSASKFGVVGLSKSAAVEYASSGIRINAVCPSFINTPMVQRALQAMDEKKALKVVRANPMQRLGEPEEIGRMIAWLCSDESSFMTGQAVALDGGLTA
- a CDS encoding carbohydrate kinase family protein; protein product: MTFDVVTIGSATVDHFADTDSELIRIDTRTSHSELIAFPLGSKLLIKELRTTTGGGGTNTAVAFSRLGLNTGFLGKIGDDANGDFVLNKLHEEHVSFIGARGGQTGFSVILNSIKDDRSILAYKGANDHLEAADIQPFQTRWVYLSSMLEQSFQTVCDLISGNGFKLAFNPSNYQAELGYAKLAKLIDRVEILVMNKEEACKFLGLNFFKSPSVPDLIPELAKLPPAIFAITDGAEGAYVYDREHLYYARPLPDLQVVETTGAGDAFAATFTATIILGENTATALHYAMTNSESVLQHKGAKEKLLPLAELRDIAARTRRDIETLNL
- a CDS encoding substrate-binding periplasmic protein; the protein is MMTKISVLIRLSVRLALLCFALAGACRAADDLNMMTEDYAPLNFAENGRLQGVSVDLMEEMLQIAGYSQTRADMLLMPWARAYTHVQQSRNAVLFAMTRTEHRDGLFKWVGPIIPSHIVITARRDKSLRVASLQDLKTLRIATVRDDIGEQLLLNNGVPDSALRRTSSPQVALAMLSLGQVDAWAYGRLGAAWYIKQMKLKPADYEEIFTLKDSDQYFAFSLQTPDEVVQRFQQALDKLKSDGRHQAIVNQYVEGAL